The proteins below are encoded in one region of Nitrospinota bacterium:
- a CDS encoding DUF190 domain-containing protein gives MTKLPDKGCLLRIYIGESDKTGGKPLYEAIVLKTRELGMAGATVLRGIMGFGANSRVHTAKILEISEDLPLVVEIVDTEENVEKLLPWLDDVVKEGLVTLEEIKIVNYRSSRLPN, from the coding sequence ATGACGAAATTACCGGATAAAGGATGCCTGTTGCGGATTTACATCGGCGAATCGGACAAGACCGGCGGCAAACCGCTCTACGAAGCGATTGTGCTGAAGACGCGTGAACTGGGCATGGCCGGGGCCACCGTGCTGCGCGGCATCATGGGGTTTGGCGCGAACAGCCGGGTACACACCGCCAAGATACTGGAGATCAGCGAAGACCTGCCGCTGGTGGTGGAGATCGTGGATACCGAGGAGAACGTCGAAAAACTGCTGCCGTGGCTGGACGACGTGGTGAAGGAAGGACTGGTGACGCTGGAAGAGATCAAGATCGTGAACTACCGTTCCAGCCGCCTCCCGAATTAG
- the crcB gene encoding fluoride efflux transporter CrcB: protein MKLLAIAAGGAAGSILRYAVSTFTHRFAEPTFPWGTLAVNLFGCFLIGFLWPLFEKAAATPEARALVFIGILGGFTTFSTFGLETFHLLRDGEYGRAAANMLASNIIGIALVFAGFFAARQLIER, encoded by the coding sequence CTGAAGCTGCTGGCTATCGCGGCGGGCGGCGCGGCCGGCAGCATCCTGCGCTACGCCGTATCCACCTTCACCCACCGTTTCGCCGAGCCGACTTTCCCGTGGGGAACGCTGGCGGTGAACCTCTTCGGCTGCTTCCTCATCGGCTTTCTCTGGCCGCTGTTTGAAAAGGCGGCGGCCACCCCGGAGGCGCGGGCGTTGGTCTTCATCGGCATTTTGGGGGGGTTCACCACCTTCTCCACCTTCGGCCTCGAAACATTCCACCTGCTGCGCGACGGCGAATACGGACGCGCGGCGGCGAACATGCTGGCAAGCAACATTATCGGCATCGCGCTGGTGTTTGCCGGGTTTTTTGCGGCGCGGCAACTCATAGAAAGATAG